One Lottiidibacillus patelloidae genomic region harbors:
- the glpK gene encoding glycerol kinase GlpK, translated as MSKYVLTIDQGTTSSRAILFNKQGEVIEVSQREFTQHFPKPGWVEHDAEEIWESVKVVIEDVLKKANITGKDVASIGITNQRETTVVWDKQTGKPIYNAIVWQSRQSTEICDELKRNGYEDLIKEKTGLVIDAYFSGTKVNWILNHVEGARKEANQGQLLFGTIDTWLIWKLTGGKVHKTDYSNASRTMLYNINQLCWDEELLEIMDIPKKMLPEVFDSSHVYGSTARELFGEEIIISGVAGDQQAALFGQACFEKGMAKNTYGTGCFMLMNTGEKAVPSKHGLLTTIAWGLNGKVVYALEGSIFVAGSAVQWLRDGIKIISTAADSEKLATKVDETDGVYVVPAFVGLGAPYWNSKVRGAIFGLTRGTTDAHLARATLESLAYQTKDVFSAMEDDASITLKTLRVDGGAVSNNFLMQFQADMLGLPVERPSVHETTALGAAYLAGLAVGYWESVEEIKENWKDDQTFNAKMSAEYRAEKYVGWKKAVQAAMSFNE; from the coding sequence TTGTCTAAATACGTGTTAACGATCGATCAAGGAACGACAAGCTCGAGAGCAATTCTTTTTAACAAACAAGGAGAAGTTATCGAAGTGTCACAGCGTGAATTCACGCAACATTTTCCTAAGCCAGGATGGGTAGAACATGATGCCGAGGAAATTTGGGAATCAGTAAAAGTTGTTATCGAAGATGTATTAAAGAAAGCAAATATTACAGGTAAAGATGTGGCTAGCATCGGTATTACAAACCAAAGAGAGACAACAGTTGTATGGGATAAGCAAACTGGTAAACCAATTTACAATGCAATTGTCTGGCAATCACGACAATCAACAGAAATTTGCGATGAGTTAAAACGAAATGGATATGAAGACTTAATAAAGGAAAAGACTGGTCTTGTCATTGATGCATATTTTTCAGGAACAAAAGTAAATTGGATTTTAAATCATGTGGAAGGCGCTCGTAAGGAAGCTAATCAAGGACAATTATTATTTGGGACAATCGATACTTGGTTAATTTGGAAACTGACAGGTGGCAAGGTTCATAAAACAGACTACTCTAATGCTTCAAGAACGATGTTATATAACATAAATCAATTATGCTGGGATGAAGAGCTTCTTGAGATAATGGATATACCAAAGAAAATGTTACCGGAGGTTTTTGATTCATCACACGTTTATGGCTCAACGGCAAGAGAACTATTTGGTGAAGAAATTATCATTTCAGGTGTAGCAGGTGATCAACAAGCAGCTTTATTTGGTCAGGCGTGCTTTGAAAAAGGTATGGCTAAGAATACGTATGGCACAGGATGCTTTATGTTAATGAACACTGGAGAAAAAGCAGTGCCATCAAAGCATGGGTTACTTACGACAATTGCTTGGGGCTTGAATGGGAAAGTTGTGTATGCCCTTGAAGGTAGTATTTTTGTAGCAGGATCTGCAGTTCAATGGCTACGCGATGGGATTAAAATTATTTCAACGGCAGCGGATAGTGAAAAGTTAGCAACGAAAGTAGATGAAACAGATGGTGTATACGTTGTCCCTGCATTTGTCGGACTTGGTGCACCGTATTGGAACAGTAAAGTAAGGGGCGCGATATTCGGACTTACGAGAGGAACGACAGATGCTCATCTAGCTAGGGCAACATTAGAGTCACTAGCTTATCAAACAAAAGATGTTTTTTCAGCAATGGAAGATGATGCGAGTATTACATTAAAAACGCTTAGAGTTGATGGTGGAGCAGTAAGTAATAACTTTCTCATGCAATTTCAAGCAGATATGTTAGGTCTGCCTGTCGAAAGACCAAGCGTACATGAAACAACAGCATTAGGAGCAGCGTATTTAGCTGGGCTTGCAGTTGGATATTGGGAAAGTGTTGAAGAGATTAAAGAAAATTGGAAAGATGATCAAACATTTAACGCGAAAATGTCAGCTGAATACCGCGCTGAAAAATATGTTGGCTGGAAAAAAGCAGTTCAGGCTGCAATGAGTTTTAATGAGTAA
- a CDS encoding glycerol-3-phosphate dehydrogenase/oxidase yields MREKNFEQMEKESLDLLIIGGGITGAGIALDATSRGLKVGLIEMNDFAFGTSSRSTKLIHGGLRYLKQLDIKLVSEVGKERAIVYKNAPHLTSPEWMLLPIVKGGTYGKWMTSLGLKIYDWLARVKKEERRKMLSKEKTIQNEPLLREDILLGSGLYVEYVTNDARLTIEVLKEAVCRGAHAVNYVKAENLLYQDGRVVGVEATDQISNIKRTLYAKKVVNACGPWVDTIREKDRSKTGKHLMITKGIHIVVSREKFPLKQAVYFDNEDGRMLFAIPKNGKTYIGTTDTEYDGDLARPIATEEDCIYLLNGIASMFPSICLSLKDIESSWAGLRPLIHEHGKAPSEISRKDEIFESPSGLISIAGGKLTGYRKMAERVVDLVCMQLNKYTPCKTENIKLSGGNMSTVENLIEEIRETGHSIGLSDSEIHLLTRRYGSNIEKVFAKVNEVREYVKGESSVSLSLLLSLFYSLEEEMTVTPTDFFIRRTSDLYFNRKEVEEQMMEVATIMAYYGKWSDERLSYELTELNQQLEIVKFMEGSTNLV; encoded by the coding sequence ATGCGTGAGAAAAATTTTGAACAAATGGAAAAAGAAAGTCTTGACCTACTTATTATTGGTGGAGGAATCACCGGGGCTGGAATAGCTTTAGATGCAACTTCACGGGGTTTAAAAGTAGGATTAATTGAAATGAATGATTTTGCTTTTGGTACATCGAGTCGTTCGACAAAATTAATTCATGGTGGGTTGCGTTACTTAAAGCAACTAGATATAAAGTTAGTTTCAGAGGTTGGCAAAGAGAGGGCAATTGTCTATAAAAATGCGCCACATTTAACTAGTCCAGAATGGATGTTACTGCCTATCGTTAAAGGTGGTACGTATGGGAAGTGGATGACTTCACTTGGGTTGAAGATTTATGATTGGCTGGCAAGAGTAAAAAAAGAAGAGCGACGAAAGATGCTTTCAAAAGAAAAGACGATTCAAAACGAACCTTTATTACGAGAAGACATTTTACTAGGCAGTGGATTATATGTGGAGTATGTGACAAATGATGCGCGTCTAACTATTGAAGTGTTAAAAGAAGCGGTTTGTCGAGGTGCACATGCAGTAAATTATGTTAAAGCAGAAAATTTACTGTATCAAGATGGTCGCGTTGTTGGAGTTGAAGCAACGGATCAAATAAGTAATATAAAACGAACCTTATACGCAAAAAAAGTTGTTAATGCATGTGGTCCATGGGTGGATACGATTCGTGAAAAAGATCGCTCAAAAACAGGAAAGCATTTAATGATTACAAAGGGAATTCATATTGTTGTCTCACGGGAAAAGTTTCCGTTAAAACAAGCAGTGTACTTTGATAATGAAGATGGAAGAATGTTATTTGCAATTCCGAAAAACGGAAAAACATACATCGGTACGACAGATACAGAGTATGATGGCGATTTAGCGAGGCCAATTGCGACTGAGGAGGATTGTATTTATTTACTGAATGGGATAGCAAGTATGTTTCCATCTATTTGCTTATCATTAAAGGATATTGAATCAAGTTGGGCGGGGTTAAGGCCCCTCATCCATGAACATGGAAAGGCACCTTCAGAAATATCACGTAAAGATGAGATTTTTGAATCGCCTTCAGGTCTTATTTCTATTGCAGGTGGAAAACTTACAGGGTATCGGAAAATGGCTGAAAGAGTAGTAGATTTAGTATGCATGCAATTAAATAAATACACACCGTGTAAGACGGAAAATATTAAGTTATCTGGCGGAAATATGAGTACTGTTGAGAATTTAATAGAGGAAATACGGGAAACTGGTCATTCAATCGGATTAAGTGATAGTGAGATCCATCTATTAACTAGAAGATATGGAAGTAATATTGAAAAGGTGTTCGCGAAAGTGAACGAAGTGAGGGAGTATGTAAAAGGGGAATCGTCTGTTTCATTGTCATTGTTGCTATCTTTATTTTATAGCTTGGAAGAAGAAATGACAGTAACACCTACAGATTTTTTTATTAGGCGAACGAGTGACTTGTATTTTAATAGAAAAGAAGTCGAAGAACAAATGATGGAAGTTGCTACAATTATGGCTTATTACGGGAAATGGAGTGATGAACGTTTATCTTATGAGCTTACTGAACTAAATCAGCAACTAGAAATTGTAAAATTCATGGAAGGGAGTACGAACTTAGTGTAA
- a CDS encoding phospho-sugar mutase: MNWKVEYERWMSDANLDAQLKQQLVEMKDDEKTLEDCFYQHLTFGTGGIRGVIGPGTNRMNVYTIRKASEGLARYIEEQGEEAKARGVVIAYDSRHKSPEFAMEAALTLGNHGIKTYVFDELRPTPELSFAVRYLHAYAGIVVTASHNPPEYNGYKVYGPDGGQIPPAAANEIINKVNEVGNELEVEIANEQELKDKELLTIIGEHIDRSYNENLKKLVLNPHIIEEMAEDVNIVFTPLHGTANKPVRRGLEAIGFKNVTVVTEQEIPDSNFSTVKAPNPEEHAAFEYAIQYGKKGNADILIGTDPDADRLGIAVKNDAGEYVVLTGNQTGALMLHYLLSQKKEKGILPTNGIVLKTIVTSEIGRAIAADFGLHTIDTLTGFKFIGEKIKEYEETKEYTFQFGYEESYGYLIGDFARDKDAVQASLLAAEMCAFYKAQGKTLYDQLMDIFKQYGYYREGLESLTLKGKEGAEKIADLLAHFRENPPTEIANHTVVTREDYEAQKRVNVQEVSEESINLPKSNVLKYFLADGSWVCLRPSGTEPKVKFYFGIKGTSLEDSENKLTTISADLMKKVNKFLDEN, from the coding sequence ATGAACTGGAAAGTAGAATATGAGCGTTGGATGTCTGACGCGAATTTAGATGCACAATTAAAACAACAATTAGTAGAAATGAAAGATGACGAAAAGACACTAGAAGATTGCTTTTATCAACATTTAACATTCGGTACTGGTGGGATACGGGGAGTTATTGGACCTGGTACTAATCGCATGAATGTTTATACAATTAGAAAAGCATCAGAAGGTTTAGCACGATATATTGAAGAACAAGGTGAAGAAGCAAAAGCCCGTGGAGTTGTAATTGCATATGATTCTCGTCATAAGTCACCGGAGTTTGCGATGGAAGCTGCATTAACATTAGGGAACCACGGGATTAAGACATATGTCTTTGACGAGCTTCGTCCAACTCCTGAACTTTCGTTTGCCGTACGTTACTTGCATGCCTATGCGGGGATTGTTGTTACGGCAAGTCATAATCCCCCTGAATACAACGGATACAAAGTTTACGGTCCAGACGGCGGTCAAATTCCGCCTGCAGCTGCAAATGAAATAATAAACAAAGTAAATGAAGTCGGTAATGAACTTGAAGTTGAAATTGCCAATGAGCAAGAACTTAAAGACAAAGAATTATTAACGATTATCGGTGAACATATTGATCGTTCATACAACGAAAACTTGAAGAAATTAGTATTAAATCCACATATTATTGAGGAAATGGCTGAAGATGTTAATATCGTTTTCACTCCGTTACATGGAACAGCTAATAAACCAGTACGTAGAGGATTAGAAGCAATTGGATTTAAAAATGTAACAGTAGTTACTGAACAAGAAATACCAGATTCAAATTTCTCAACTGTAAAAGCACCAAATCCTGAAGAGCATGCAGCATTTGAATATGCAATTCAATACGGAAAAAAAGGTAATGCAGACATTTTAATTGGGACTGATCCGGATGCAGACCGTCTTGGTATCGCTGTTAAAAATGACGCTGGAGAATACGTTGTTTTAACTGGTAACCAAACAGGTGCACTAATGCTTCACTACCTTCTTTCGCAAAAGAAAGAAAAAGGAATTTTACCAACTAACGGTATCGTGTTAAAAACGATTGTCACATCAGAAATCGGCCGTGCAATTGCTGCTGACTTTGGTTTACATACAATCGATACGTTAACTGGTTTCAAATTTATTGGTGAAAAAATTAAAGAGTATGAAGAAACAAAAGAATATACATTCCAGTTTGGATATGAAGAAAGCTACGGCTATTTAATCGGTGACTTTGCACGTGACAAAGATGCTGTGCAAGCAAGTCTTTTAGCAGCTGAAATGTGTGCGTTTTATAAAGCACAAGGTAAGACTTTATACGATCAGTTAATGGACATCTTTAAGCAATATGGCTACTACCGTGAAGGGCTAGAATCTTTAACGTTAAAAGGAAAAGAAGGAGCGGAAAAAATAGCAGATTTATTAGCTCATTTTCGCGAAAATCCACCTACTGAAATTGCTAATCATACAGTTGTCACTCGCGAAGATTATGAAGCGCAAAAACGTGTCAACGTGCAAGAGGTAAGCGAGGAAAGTATTAACCTTCCGAAATCAAATGTCTTGAAGTACTTTTTAGCGGATGGTTCTTGGGTTTGTCTTCGTCCTTCTGGAACGGAACCGAAAGTTAAGTTCTACTTTGGAATAAAAGGTACTTCCTTAGAGGATAGTGAAAACAAGCTAACTACAATTTCTGCTGATTTAATGAAAAAAGTAAATAAGTTTCTTGATGAGAATTAA